The following proteins come from a genomic window of Flavobacterium crocinum:
- the ffh gene encoding signal recognition particle protein — MFDNLSDKLDKAFHILKGHGKITEVNVADTLKEVRRALLDADVNFKIAKDFTARVKDKAIGQDVLTTLQPGQLLVKLVKDELTELMGGDVAGVNLSGNPTVILMSGLQGSGKTTFSGKLANFLKTKKNKKPLLVACDIYRPAAINQLHVVGDQIGVEVYSEPENKNPVEIAQNAIKHAKANGFNVVIVDTAGRLAVDQEMMDEIARVHKAIQPQETLFVVDSMTGQDAVNTAKAFNDILNFDGVILTKLDGDTRGGAALSIKSIVNKPIKFVGTGEKMEAIDVFYPERMAERILGMGDVVSLVERAQEQFDEEEARKLQKKIAKNEFGFDDFLTQIQQVKKMGNMKDLVGMIPGASKAMKDVEIEDDAFKHIEAIIYSMTPAERSKPAIIDVKRKARIAKGSGTKVEQVNQLMKQFDQMSKMMKMMQGPGGKNLMKMMGGMKGMPGGMPR, encoded by the coding sequence ATGTTTGATAATTTAAGTGATAAGTTAGATAAAGCGTTCCATATATTAAAAGGGCACGGTAAAATTACAGAAGTAAACGTTGCCGATACCTTAAAAGAAGTTCGTCGTGCCTTACTTGATGCCGACGTTAACTTTAAAATTGCTAAAGATTTTACGGCAAGAGTAAAAGACAAAGCAATTGGACAGGACGTATTGACAACCTTACAGCCGGGACAATTATTAGTAAAACTGGTAAAAGATGAGTTGACAGAATTAATGGGTGGAGATGTAGCTGGTGTAAACTTATCAGGAAATCCAACTGTAATTTTGATGTCAGGACTTCAGGGTTCTGGTAAAACTACTTTCTCAGGGAAATTAGCAAATTTCTTAAAAACAAAGAAAAACAAGAAACCACTTCTTGTAGCTTGTGATATCTACCGTCCGGCGGCGATTAATCAGTTGCATGTTGTGGGAGATCAAATAGGTGTTGAGGTTTACTCAGAACCGGAAAACAAAAATCCTGTAGAAATTGCTCAAAATGCAATCAAACATGCTAAAGCAAACGGATTCAATGTTGTAATTGTCGATACAGCAGGTCGTTTGGCAGTAGATCAGGAAATGATGGACGAAATTGCTCGTGTACACAAAGCGATTCAGCCACAAGAAACATTGTTCGTTGTTGATTCTATGACAGGACAAGATGCTGTAAACACAGCAAAAGCGTTCAACGATATCTTGAATTTTGATGGGGTTATCTTAACGAAATTAGATGGTGATACTCGTGGTGGAGCGGCACTTTCAATCAAATCGATTGTAAACAAACCAATCAAATTTGTTGGTACTGGAGAAAAAATGGAAGCAATTGATGTTTTCTATCCGGAACGTATGGCAGAGCGTATCTTAGGAATGGGAGACGTTGTGTCTCTTGTTGAAAGAGCTCAGGAACAATTTGATGAAGAAGAAGCAAGAAAACTTCAAAAGAAAATTGCGAAAAACGAGTTTGGTTTTGATGACTTCTTAACGCAGATTCAGCAAGTAAAGAAAATGGGTAATATGAAAGACTTGGTTGGAATGATACCAGGAGCTTCAAAAGCCATGAAAGATGTTGAAATCGAAGATGACGCCTTCAAACATATAGAAGCGATTATTTATTCAATGACGCCGGCTGAAAGAAGCAAGCCAGCCATTATCGACGTAAAAAGAAAAGCCAGAATCGCAAAAGGTTCGGGAACTAAAGTCGAGCAGGTAAATCAGCTGATGAAACAGTTTGACCAAATGAGCAAGATGATGAAGATGATGCAAGGCCCAGGCGGAAAAAACCTAATGAAAATGATGGGAGGCATGAAAGGAATGCCAGGAGGAATGCCGAGATAA
- a CDS encoding bifunctional 5,10-methylenetetrahydrofolate dehydrogenase/5,10-methenyltetrahydrofolate cyclohydrolase produces the protein MQLLDGKKTSNDIKNEIADEVQSIKAAGGKVPHLAAVLVGNNGASLTYVGSKVKSCQEIGFDSTLVSLPETITEDELLAKIKELNEDDNLDGYIVQLPLPKHIDEQKILLAIDPDKDVDGFHPTNFGRMALEMESFIPATPFGIMELLERYKVETAGKHTVVIGRSHIVGRPMSILMSRKGNPGDSTVTLTHSRTKDLAEFTKNADIIITALGVPEFLKADMVKEGVTVIDVGITRVEDASNAKGYVIKGDVDFDGVSKKASFITPVPGGVGPMTIAMLLKNTLLARKMRSARNQ, from the coding sequence ATGCAACTACTAGACGGTAAAAAAACATCTAACGACATTAAAAACGAAATTGCAGATGAAGTTCAATCTATCAAAGCAGCCGGAGGAAAAGTGCCTCATTTAGCGGCAGTTTTGGTTGGAAATAACGGAGCAAGTTTAACTTACGTAGGAAGTAAAGTAAAATCTTGTCAGGAAATCGGATTTGATTCTACTTTAGTGAGTCTGCCGGAAACGATTACCGAAGACGAACTGCTTGCTAAGATTAAAGAATTAAATGAAGATGATAATCTGGACGGATATATCGTTCAGTTACCGTTGCCGAAACATATTGATGAACAGAAAATTTTATTAGCAATCGATCCAGACAAAGATGTTGACGGATTCCATCCAACTAACTTTGGTAGAATGGCGCTTGAAATGGAAAGTTTTATTCCGGCAACACCATTCGGAATTATGGAATTATTAGAGCGTTATAAAGTAGAAACTGCAGGAAAACATACTGTAGTAATTGGAAGAAGCCATATCGTAGGGCGTCCAATGAGTATCTTAATGAGCCGTAAAGGAAATCCCGGAGATTCTACAGTTACTTTGACACACAGCCGTACTAAAGACTTAGCAGAATTCACTAAAAATGCCGATATCATCATCACAGCTTTGGGAGTTCCGGAATTCTTAAAAGCTGATATGGTGAAAGAAGGAGTAACGGTTATCGACGTTGGAATTACACGTGTAGAAGATGCTTCTAACGCAAAAGGATATGTTATTAAAGGTGACGTTGATTTTGACGGAGTAAGCAAAAAAGCATCGTTCATTACGCCAGTTCCGGGTGGAGTAGGACCAATGACAATTGCAATGTTACTTAAAAATACACTTTTAGCAAGAAAAATGAGAAGCGCAAGAAATCAATAG
- a CDS encoding magnesium transporter CorA family protein — MKAFYTNNNGLVEIQKWTSNCWIHIESPTESDKNYLLEELQVPEAFYNDIEDIDERPRIEIEDGWTLIIMRIPVKSGDVKIPFHTVPLGIIFKNDICVTISFYKTEIIKDFVSYSQRKNIEIEDNFNLVLRLLLSSSVWYLKYLKQINHKIKLAEDNLEKSIKNEELQALLQIEKCFVFFITSLKANDVLFQRIKNLKAHKATYDPELLEDVEIELNQAQDTANIYNNILTGMMDAYASVISNNMNTIMKQMTSISIILMIPTLIASLYGMNVPNGLEESKYGIWILLLVSIILSTFGVFLFKRRRWF; from the coding sequence ATGAAAGCCTTTTACACAAACAACAACGGATTGGTAGAAATCCAAAAATGGACTTCAAATTGCTGGATTCACATCGAATCTCCAACAGAATCAGATAAAAATTATTTACTGGAAGAACTTCAGGTTCCTGAAGCTTTTTATAATGATATTGAGGATATCGACGAAAGACCTCGTATCGAAATTGAAGACGGCTGGACGCTTATTATTATGCGAATTCCCGTTAAAAGCGGTGATGTCAAAATTCCTTTTCATACCGTTCCTCTCGGAATCATTTTTAAAAATGATATCTGTGTTACAATCAGTTTTTATAAAACAGAAATAATCAAAGATTTTGTCTCTTATTCGCAACGAAAAAATATCGAGATAGAAGACAATTTCAATTTGGTGCTAAGATTGCTTTTGTCATCAAGCGTTTGGTATTTGAAATATTTGAAACAAATCAACCATAAAATAAAACTCGCAGAAGATAATTTAGAAAAATCGATCAAAAATGAAGAATTACAAGCCCTGCTTCAGATAGAGAAATGCTTTGTATTCTTTATAACCTCTTTAAAAGCAAATGACGTTTTATTTCAAAGAATTAAAAATCTAAAAGCTCACAAAGCCACCTATGATCCCGAGTTATTAGAAGATGTTGAAATCGAATTAAATCAGGCACAAGATACAGCCAATATTTACAACAACATCTTAACCGGAATGATGGATGCCTATGCTTCTGTGATTTCCAATAATATGAATACGATCATGAAACAGATGACTTCTATTTCGATCATCCTAATGATTCCGACTTTAATCGCCAGTTTGTACGGAATGAACGTGCCAAACGGTCTGGAAGAAAGTAAATATGGAATCTGGATTTTGCTTCTAGTCTCTATAATTTTATCCACTTTCGGAGTGTTTTTATTTAAAAGGAGAAGATGGTTTTAA